The Methanosphaera stadtmanae DSM 3091 genome includes a window with the following:
- the rnz gene encoding ribonuclease Z: MELTFLGTASAIPTRSRNHTSIIIKISNRMILFDCGEATQKQIMEAGISPMKIDDIYITHLHGDHILGLPGIVQSLAFRGRTRPLHIYGPRGINELIDHIRHMGFYTIGYELITHEIEDDGILYQQNDFRILSRKMKHTVVDYAYKIEQLRQPKFLRQKAIELGIPPGPLFGKLQAGKEVTVDGKIIKPEQVLGPPREGVKVVFSGDTIPQESMIDFAENVDVLIHEATFTKDIKEKAFENGHTVAEDAAVIAKKANVEQLILTHLSNRYTSSKPLLDEAKTIFENTVYAEDLMVVIIENKKPVQINFKK; encoded by the coding sequence ATAGAATTAACTTTTTTAGGTACAGCATCAGCAATTCCTACAAGATCAAGAAATCATACATCAATAATAATTAAGATATCCAATAGAATGATTCTCTTTGACTGTGGTGAAGCAACACAAAAACAAATTATGGAAGCTGGAATAAGTCCTATGAAGATAGATGATATATACATAACACACTTACATGGTGATCATATTCTAGGTCTTCCAGGTATTGTTCAATCATTAGCATTTCGTGGAAGAACAAGACCATTACATATTTATGGTCCAAGAGGAATAAATGAATTAATAGATCATATAAGACATATGGGCTTTTATACGATAGGATATGAATTAATAACCCATGAAATAGAAGATGATGGGATTCTATATCAACAAAATGATTTTAGAATATTATCTAGAAAAATGAAACATACTGTTGTTGATTATGCATATAAAATCGAGCAATTAAGACAACCTAAGTTTCTAAGACAGAAAGCTATTGAATTAGGCATACCTCCAGGTCCACTATTTGGAAAACTTCAAGCAGGAAAAGAAGTAACAGTAGATGGTAAGATAATAAAACCAGAACAAGTGTTAGGACCACCACGTGAAGGTGTAAAAGTAGTATTTAGTGGGGATACAATTCCACAAGAATCTATGATAGACTTTGCAGAGAATGTTGATGTGTTGATACATGAGGCAACATTTACCAAGGACATTAAAGAAAAAGCATTTGAAAATGGACATACTGTAGCAGAAGATGCAGCAGTAATTGCTAAAAAAGCTAATGTTGAACAATTAATATTAACACATTTATCAAATAGGTACACATCCTCAAAACCATTACTTGATGAGGCAAAGACCATATTTGAAAATACTGTATATGCAGAGGATTTAATGGTTGTTATTATAGAGAATAAAAAACCAGTACAAATAAATTTCAAAAAATAA
- a CDS encoding SHOCT domain-containing protein, with product MGLFNSIEIDPNVIPYIQKGEGVGIVKIDGMGKCSAKLENNAIILDPYESPQQSQIISLEEINFLSYDEGNFINEPKINIGTSGKHYVLAGVDDNDDELKRFYNTILNIKENSRIPKYQNGMPQPNTHVTNPNKQPQLQHNNMDFNPSVNNSTEQSQPHLLNNDDVIDGQDKMDPVAEIRRYFELKEDGIITEEEFTKKKKQLLGL from the coding sequence ATGGGCTTATTTAATAGTATTGAAATTGATCCAAATGTAATTCCCTACATACAAAAGGGAGAAGGTGTAGGAATAGTTAAAATAGATGGAATGGGTAAATGTTCTGCAAAACTAGAAAACAATGCAATAATACTCGATCCATATGAATCACCACAACAATCTCAAATAATATCTCTTGAGGAAATTAATTTTCTAAGTTATGATGAAGGAAACTTCATTAATGAACCAAAAATTAATATTGGAACATCTGGAAAACATTATGTGCTAGCTGGTGTGGATGATAATGATGATGAATTAAAACGTTTCTATAATACAATTTTAAATATTAAAGAAAATAGTAGAATTCCAAAATATCAAAATGGTATGCCACAACCAAATACTCATGTGACAAATCCAAATAAACAACCACAACTCCAACATAATAATATGGATTTTAATCCTTCAGTAAACAACTCCACAGAACAATCCCAACCTCACCTACTTAATAATGATGATGTTATAGATGGACAAGATAAGATGGATCCTGTAGCTGAAATTAGAAGATACTTTGAATTAAAAGAAGATGGAATTATTACAGAAGAAGAATTTACTAAGAAGAAAAAACAATTACTTGGACTTTAA
- a CDS encoding replication factor C small subunit, whose protein sequence is MKTPWVEKYRPQTLDDVVGQEQIVGRLKRYVEEKSLPNIMFTGFAGVGKTTCALALAKSLLGEYWQQNFLELNASDARGIDTVRNEIKSFCKLKAVGAPFRIIFLDEVDNMTKDAQQALRREMEMYTKTSSFILSCNYSSKIIDPIQSRCAIFRFSPIKAANIIKRLKYIASEEGIEAEQSALENIVYFTQGDMRKSINILQASTTTENTVTEEAVYDVISRAKPKDVRKIINKALNHDFMEARDLLRDIMIIEGVSGDDLITQFYQEVAQMTQEELIPEVEFIKLMEYMSECDYRIREGSNPRLQLEALLSKFLLVKQDA, encoded by the coding sequence ATGAAAACACCATGGGTAGAAAAATACAGACCACAAACATTAGATGATGTAGTAGGACAAGAACAAATTGTTGGAAGGCTAAAAAGATATGTAGAAGAAAAATCATTACCTAATATAATGTTTACGGGATTTGCAGGGGTAGGAAAAACAACATGTGCTCTTGCATTAGCAAAAAGTTTATTAGGTGAATATTGGCAACAAAACTTCCTTGAACTCAATGCATCAGATGCAAGGGGAATAGATACTGTAAGAAATGAAATTAAAAGCTTCTGTAAACTTAAAGCTGTAGGTGCTCCATTTAGAATAATATTCCTTGATGAGGTGGATAACATGACAAAAGATGCTCAGCAAGCATTAAGACGTGAAATGGAAATGTATACTAAAACATCTTCATTTATATTATCATGTAACTATTCATCTAAAATAATAGATCCAATACAATCAAGATGTGCAATATTTAGATTTTCACCAATTAAAGCAGCTAATATCATTAAACGTTTAAAATACATAGCATCAGAGGAAGGAATAGAAGCAGAACAATCAGCACTTGAAAATATTGTTTACTTTACTCAAGGTGATATGAGAAAATCTATTAACATTCTTCAAGCATCAACAACCACAGAAAACACAGTAACAGAAGAAGCAGTATATGATGTAATAAGTAGAGCAAAACCTAAAGATGTTCGTAAAATCATTAATAAAGCATTAAATCATGATTTTATGGAAGCACGTGATTTACTCAGGGATATTATGATTATTGAAGGAGTTAGTGGTGATGATTTAATTACACAATTCTATCAAGAAGTAGCACAAATGACACAAGAAGAACTAATTCCAGAAGTAGAATTTATAAAATTAATGGAATATATGAGTGAATGTGATTATAGAATAAGAGAAGGTTCTAATCCAAGACTTCAATTAGAAGCTTTATTAAGTAAATTTTTATTAGTTAAACAGGATGCATAA
- a CDS encoding replication factor C large subunit, which translates to MKWVEKYAPKKLGDVLGNAKAKAQIEVWANKWSKGVPQKPLLLMGPPGIGKTTIAHLVGKEYFSETIEVNASDKRSYDIIKSSIGEAAQTRSLFHSGYKLLIMDEVDGISGRDDSGGARAVNETIKNSKQPIILMANDAYSKRLTSIKPKCQGIKFTKVHTNSINAQLKRICAREDIEYDSEALYTLSKESNGDLRSAITSLEAIVDNDKKITKDSLSVIAKKDGEQNIFDTVVAVLKSKNPEHVAEAMRVNTQPPFLIELIAENIPREYERTNEIVKAYEMISLADVNLGRAFRTQNYTYWKYAFLFMGRGVAAAKKQTYKKFSRIITPTIYTKLSKSRKNRNLKEQVTQKMSLKLHTSPKELEKQLVFYEELFKDNEQAYDLKQYFKLTDDEVKLFRSRKIPASVEKKRLTKLRKEQELEEKEIQKQKIIDAKKVELKEESKNKKEIKVKTKKDTVEDSSKTKSTTKSKKTSKSTPTKKVTKTKKSSNSTTKNKTESPKNSSKTSSKTSVDDKKTSKKNNKKKSRQTTLFDF; encoded by the coding sequence TTGAAATGGGTAGAAAAATATGCACCTAAAAAATTAGGTGACGTACTTGGAAATGCCAAAGCAAAGGCACAGATAGAAGTATGGGCAAATAAATGGTCAAAAGGTGTTCCACAAAAACCATTATTATTAATGGGTCCTCCAGGAATTGGAAAAACCACAATTGCACATTTAGTTGGAAAAGAATATTTTTCTGAAACAATAGAAGTTAATGCTAGTGATAAAAGATCATATGATATTATAAAAAGTAGTATTGGTGAAGCTGCACAAACTAGAAGTCTTTTTCATTCAGGATATAAATTGTTAATAATGGATGAAGTTGATGGAATAAGTGGACGTGATGATTCTGGTGGTGCACGTGCAGTAAATGAAACTATTAAGAATTCAAAACAACCAATAATTTTAATGGCCAATGATGCATATAGTAAACGTTTAACTTCTATTAAACCTAAATGTCAAGGAATAAAGTTTACAAAAGTTCATACAAATTCAATCAATGCACAATTAAAAAGAATATGTGCAAGAGAAGATATAGAATATGATTCAGAAGCATTATATACATTAAGTAAGGAATCAAATGGTGATTTAAGATCTGCAATAACAAGTTTAGAAGCTATTGTTGATAATGATAAAAAAATTACAAAGGATAGTTTATCTGTTATAGCAAAAAAAGATGGTGAACAAAATATTTTTGATACTGTTGTAGCAGTTTTAAAAAGTAAAAATCCAGAGCATGTTGCTGAAGCTATGAGAGTTAATACTCAGCCACCATTTCTAATAGAATTAATTGCAGAAAATATTCCAAGAGAGTATGAAAGAACAAATGAAATAGTAAAGGCTTATGAAATGATTTCTCTTGCTGATGTTAATTTGGGAAGAGCATTCAGAACACAAAACTACACATACTGGAAATATGCCTTTTTATTCATGGGACGAGGAGTAGCAGCAGCAAAAAAACAAACATATAAGAAGTTTTCAAGGATTATAACACCAACAATATACACTAAACTTTCAAAATCAAGAAAAAATAGAAATTTAAAAGAACAAGTAACACAGAAGATGAGTTTAAAACTACATACTTCTCCTAAGGAATTGGAAAAACAATTAGTATTCTATGAAGAATTGTTTAAAGATAATGAACAAGCATATGATTTAAAACAATATTTTAAATTAACAGATGATGAAGTAAAACTTTTCAGATCAAGAAAAATACCAGCTTCTGTAGAGAAAAAACGTTTAACAAAACTTAGAAAAGAACAAGAACTTGAAGAAAAAGAAATTCAAAAACAAAAGATAATAGATGCTAAAAAAGTAGAACTTAAAGAAGAATCTAAAAATAAAAAAGAAATTAAAGTTAAAACTAAAAAAGACACTGTTGAGGATAGTTCTAAAACAAAATCTACAACTAAATCAAAGAAAACTAGTAAATCAACACCAACAAAAAAAGTTACAAAAACTAAAAAATCTTCAAATTCCACAACTAAAAATAAGACAGAATCACCTAAAAATTCTAGTAAAACTTCATCTAAAACAAGTGTTGATGATAAAAAAACTTCTAAGAAAAATAATAAAAAGAAATCAAGACAAACTACACTATTTGATTTCTAA
- the speB gene encoding agmatinase, with product MFFYADNMMNFAFSKSIDNEEEIEEGYAIMGVGFDSTTSYMAGSRYGPKAVREASYNFESYNLSFDTSLTACSYDIGDVFVNTGNYETTHVMIKDTVKSILEMDLYPIVIGGEHTITNGVLGGIYDFNEDLFHNLTVVHFDAHFDMRDTYLDEKYSHATVLRRIHEHKPQQIIQLGIRSAQKEEYEYVKQQDNISYYTNHDIKENKNEILKVLEKIDTPIYITVDIDVLDPAYAPSVGTPAPCGITPYDLEDMIGVLSKKNVVGIDVVEVSSNTIGDTTSINAAKVIYDFLSLQD from the coding sequence ATGTTTTTTTATGCAGATAATATGATGAATTTTGCTTTTTCAAAATCTATAGATAATGAAGAGGAAATAGAGGAAGGTTATGCTATTATGGGTGTTGGATTTGACAGTACAACAAGTTACATGGCAGGTTCAAGGTATGGTCCAAAGGCTGTTAGAGAAGCTTCATATAATTTTGAATCATATAATTTATCATTTGATACTTCACTAACTGCTTGTAGTTATGATATTGGAGATGTGTTTGTAAATACAGGAAATTATGAAACAACACATGTTATGATTAAAGATACTGTAAAATCCATCCTTGAGATGGATTTGTATCCTATTGTAATAGGGGGAGAACACACAATTACAAATGGTGTTCTTGGTGGTATATATGATTTTAATGAGGATCTTTTTCATAATTTAACAGTAGTGCATTTTGATGCTCATTTTGATATGAGAGATACATATCTTGATGAGAAATATTCACATGCAACAGTACTTAGAAGAATCCATGAACACAAACCCCAACAAATAATACAACTAGGTATACGATCAGCACAAAAAGAAGAATATGAATATGTAAAACAACAAGATAACATATCATACTATACAAATCATGATATTAAAGAAAATAAGAACGAAATACTAAAAGTATTAGAAAAAATAGATACACCCATTTATATTACAGTAGATATTGATGTCCTAGATCCAGCATATGCACCCTCTGTAGGAACACCAGCACCATGTGGAATTACACCATATGATTTGGAGGATATGATTGGAGTACTTTCAAAAAAGAATGTAGTGGGTATTGATGTGGTTGAAGTTTCATCAAATACAATAGGAGATACAACAAGTATAAATGCAGCAAAGGTAATCTATGACTTTTTATCACTACAAGACTAA
- the hemB gene encoding porphobilinogen synthase: MFPVTRMRRMRSDERIRSMFRETSVDISDFIYPLYIKESTENGNPEEISTMPGQYRYSVDDAVDFAGLLEDDGLTSVILFGIPDYKDEKASSAYDKNGIIQQTIKALKEQTNLVVLGDVCMCEYTDHGHCGIIKDNYVQNDETLKYLSKIAVSYADAGVDVVAPSDMMDGRVGAIREALDKNDYINTPIFSYAAKYASTYYAPFRDAADSTPSFGDRKSYQMDPANFNEAIREVALDVQEGTDAIIVKPALAYLDVLREVKQTFKMPTIAYQVSGEYSMIQAGIEKGYITEDLLYETLLSIKRAGADMIISYFVPQLLGIE, translated from the coding sequence ATGTTTCCAGTTACAAGAATGAGAAGAATGAGATCAGATGAAAGAATAAGAAGCATGTTTCGTGAAACAAGTGTAGATATTAGTGATTTTATATATCCACTATATATTAAAGAATCAACAGAAAATGGAAATCCTGAAGAAATAAGTACAATGCCCGGTCAATACAGATATTCTGTTGATGATGCAGTAGATTTTGCAGGACTTCTTGAAGATGATGGTTTAACATCAGTAATACTCTTTGGAATACCAGATTATAAAGATGAAAAAGCATCCAGTGCATATGATAAAAATGGTATAATTCAACAAACAATCAAAGCATTAAAAGAACAAACAAACCTAGTTGTTTTAGGTGATGTTTGTATGTGTGAATATACAGATCATGGACATTGTGGTATAATAAAAGATAACTATGTTCAAAACGATGAAACACTAAAATATCTATCAAAAATAGCAGTAAGCTATGCAGATGCAGGAGTAGATGTAGTAGCACCAAGTGATATGATGGATGGAAGAGTAGGTGCAATTCGTGAAGCACTAGATAAAAATGATTATATCAATACTCCAATATTTTCATATGCAGCAAAATATGCATCCACATACTATGCACCATTTAGGGATGCAGCAGATTCAACTCCAAGCTTTGGTGATCGTAAATCCTATCAAATGGATCCAGCAAATTTCAATGAAGCAATTAGAGAAGTAGCATTAGATGTTCAAGAAGGAACAGATGCTATTATTGTTAAACCAGCACTAGCATATTTAGATGTCTTACGTGAAGTAAAACAAACATTTAAAATGCCAACAATAGCATACCAAGTAAGTGGTGAATATTCAATGATACAGGCAGGAATAGAAAAAGGATACATTACAGAAGATTTACTATATGAAACACTACTTAGTATAAAACGTGCTGGAGCAGATATGATTATAAGTTATTTTGTACCACAACTACTTGGTATAGAATAG